CGTGTGCTGTGCCGAAGGGCTGTGGTGGCACCACTATGTGGCGTCGTGAAAGACGAGGGAAGATGTGTCCTGCCTCATGGAGAGGGACTGGTGCTTTCACAcctgtgctggggcttggctcttttttttttttttttaaattacagtaatGCTAGATTTTCCAAAGTTACATTCTGTGGGGATGCCAGCTGCTCCACAGGCTAAGTTTTTTTGGCATATGCTGTGTAAACAAGGTCGTCTggtgctggctggctgctgggaACATGTCTGATCTCAGGTTTGCTGCCAGCAAGCAGAGGGCTGGTTGGCGCTGCTGCTGTGTGAGCGATCCGTGGCCCTGCTGagtcctggccctgctggggcagcactAAGGggcagcagctctctgcctgCTTCATCCAGACGCATCTGAGCCTACAGCCCAAACGTGGGGCGAGCAGACTCAGAGCAGACAccacccagctctgctggagccTCCCCCACTGCCATGCTGTCAGCTGGctctctgccttcctctccATCCCTTGGTACCAACACAAGTGAACTCTTGTAAATGCAGCATATTCTGGTTTATATAACCTCTCTCTTTCAAGTAAAATGATTTGTGATATGTGAACAGAATGGTTCTGAGAGCTGTGGATGCAGGTCTTACTGTTCTTCAAATCTGACATTTGAAACCCTTTTTCAGGACGATGTAccagcatttccttttcattttcttcctcctcttccaccccCATAAATGCCAAGACCAAACCCCGGGTGAAGATCCATACGAAATGCCCAAGGACTACCAGGAGGTCTACAGAGGGACAAAAAACGATGTCAAAGAGATCCCCAAGATTGCAAAGCCCTTCATTTCTGAGATGGTCTTTGTGCAAACCAGCATTACTGCTGTAAGGAAAGGTGCCTTCAGGTACATGCCCAACCTGACCAAGATTTTGTTTATCGGCAACAAGATCAAGGTGGTTGAACCTGGAGCCTTTGATGGTCTGGAGAAACTGAGGGATTTGGAGATCTCTGGTGCCTCCCTGGAAGAACTGGCCGTGGGCACTTTCCAGAACCTCCCAAGCTTGCAGAGACTGGAGCTGAGGGACAGCCACATCAGCCACATCCCCAAAGGGCTCTTTGAAGGGCTGGAGCATTTGGGAGAGCTCTCCCTGTACATCAACGCGATCTCGTCTCTTCCAGAAGGTATTTTTGATTCTCTTGCCAATCTAACTTTTTTGGACCTGGCTAGGAACAGGATCGCGGCTCTGCCTGTAGATGTCTTTAGCAAACTCCCCCACCTGCAAGTCCTGCGGCTGTACGAGAACGAGTTGCAGGACCTCCCGGAGGGGCTGCTGGatgcccagcaggagctgctggagctcagcCTCCAGAGGAACAGGCTCAGGACACTGCCACCCACGCTTCTGAGGAGCCTGGCCCACCTGGAGAAACTCCTCTTGGACAACAACCTCATCAGGGTTCTCCCACCCCAGGGCTTTTTTGGATTAAACAAATTGAAGCTGCTGACTCTAGGCTCAAACCACATTACGGAGCTCCCATGCTGCCTTTTTGACAGCATGCCACACCTGTGGGAGCTGGACTTGGGCAGGAACAGCTTAGTCACACTTCCAGTTGGCATCTTCGTCAATCTGACGTCTCTTGGCAAACTCATTTTGTCCCACAACCAGCTGTCAGCCCTGCCGAGAGGAGTCTTCATGGGGCTCAGCAAGCTCTCGGACCTCCAGCTGGAAACAAATCAGCTCTCTGCTCTTGATGACAAGGTCTTTGCTCCTCTCCCAAATCTGAAAACCCTCAATCTTCGAAAGAACCAGCTAAGGAGTGTCCCACGAGGACTCCTGGACCCGCTGAAGAGGCTCAGCTCAGTGTATCTGAGCGGGAACCCATGGAGGTGTGACTGCAACCTCTGTTACCTGCATGTCTGGATCCAGGAGAACAGTGAGAAGGTAAAATTGTCCGCCCAAGTGTCATGCAAGACTCCACCCCACCTGGCAGGGCAAGCGGTGGCATCCCTGAGGGACGACCAGTTGATTTGTCCAGCCACTTTGCCTCCTTCAGTTTCCTTCACCCCATCTCTGCCATTCACCTCCGCATCATCACAGAGGATGTCAGCCTTGCTGTCACCCGGAGCCTCACCCACTGCAGCACAGACTGCACTGCCATCGGTGACCTTTCCTGTCATGGCACTGCCAGCCATGCCATTACCTATGGCCACCTCCTCCATGTTGCCAACTGTACCAACTGAGGCCTTCCGCACTGCTCCATCACCAACCATGATGTCTAAAGCCTCCATCATCACCCCATCATCAGCTGTGACACGGGAAGCCTCCATCACCACCCCATCACCCACTGTGCTTCCCGAGACCTCCATCACCACCCCATCACCAACCATGTTACCCAGGACCTCCATCACCACCTCACCACCAATTGTGCTACCCAGGACTTCCATCAACATCCCATCACAAACTGTGCTTCCCGAGACCTCCATCACTACCCCACCACCAACTGTGCTGCCCAAGAACTCCATCAGCACCCCACCACCAACTGTGCTACCCAGGACCTCCATCAAGACCTCATCACCAACCAGGCTGCCTGAGgcctccaccaccaccccaccaCCAAATGTGCTACCCAAGACCTCCATCACCATCCCATCATCAGCTGTGCTCTCTAAGACCTCCATCACCAACCCATCAACAACTATGCTTCCTAAAGCCTCCATCACCACCCCACCACCAACTGTGCTACCCAAGACCTCCATCACTGTCCCATCATCAACTGTGCTGCCTAAGACCTCCATCACTGTCCCATCATCAACTGTGCTGCCTAAGACCTCCATCACCacccctccaacaactgtgcTGCTTAAGGCCTCCAACACCATCCCGTCATCAGCTGTGCTACCCAAAACCTCTACCACCATCCCATCACCAACTGGGCTGCCTGAGGCCTCCATCACCACCACGCCACCAACTGTGCTACCCAAGACCTCCATCATTATCCCATCATCAGCTGTGCTACCCAAGGCTTCCATCAGCACCCCGTCACCAGCTGTGCCACAGGAGGcctccagcctctgctcagctccagcaACCATAAGCCTGCAGCCTCCTGAGGCCAATAGCCCAGATCTTGCTCTGCCCACTCCGGCTCCTGCCATCCCACCGATGCCAACCACCCCACGGGCAGCTCCCACCATACAAGTGCCTCCTGCTCTTCTGGCACCCACGGCGAGGCCAGCACCCCCTGTACCCCCACTGCGAGGCCACACAAGCCCCCAGCCGGCCTCCTCACCCACGTCCCCTGGTGGGTACCACCCCAGGGCCTTCTCCCTGCGGCCCAGCCCGCGGCACTGCCGCGTCTCCCTcgccctggggctggctgtgctggcgCTGCAGGTGGGGGCCACGCTGCTGGGCGTGAagctcgtcctcctcctccaccacgcCACCCGTGGCCGTGGTCCTCCCATGCCACCGGTGAGGCTGCTGAGCGTCCGAGCGATGGCCACCGTGCGCCCACGCCGGGCTGTGGAGAGGTATCAGTGGGGTGCTGTCCCCCAGGGGTGGGTGTCGCAGGACccgggtggttttggggtgcctcCCAGGTGGCCCCCGGAGATGCTGTGAGCCTGGGGAGCCAGCACCACGTCGCTGCTGGATGGGACCTTCTGCTGAGCGACACTAGGTGGCATCCCGACACAGGCAGTGGCTGCCACCGCCTGTCCACGGCCACGCGGGGCCACGGGGGGCAGAAGGGCGAGCAGTGGCCGTGGGGCACCACACcgaggtggtggtggcaccgtgcccagccccggctgcctcccagcccagcaccccgggACGTGCCGGAACCGCTACGGCCACCGCAAcgctcctgcctcctgcctgctctgtcTCGGCTTCCTCTCTGCTGATATTAAAGCCTTCCCTGCGGCTCTGCCACGCTCTGAAGGGCTGACCAGAGGAGTGTTTTCACCCCAGGGCTGCCCTCACCGTCACCTCCAGCGGGGATTTTCTGCCTCCCGCTGGAGCGCGCGGTCCCCAGGTGGTGCCGGCGGTCAGAGGCCGGGGTGGGAGCAGGTTACACACTGCGACCCAGTGACAAAACAGAGATGCAATTTCTAAATCTTGCATCCCCAGAACCTCTGTAGGATGCTGCCTGCCCTGTCCCCTGGCAGGGTGACATCTGAGCACAGCCAGCCACTTTGCTCGCACGGAGAGGCTGCAGCTGAACCTGTCCCCAGCGTGGGCCGCTCACCAGCGTGTCACTCCTCGTAGTGAGCCTTCCCCTCGCAGACCTGGCCTGGGGGCTGGCTGTTACCTCCTGTCGGGCACAGAAACACCTTCCCTGCCACTGCCACCCGCACAAGCCCAGGGAGCCGGACCCTGTGGGCTtggaaggcagcaggcagcagggagcggACACTTCTCACCAACATAGTGCAAGAGCAAAGGAGGGGGACTGGTGCTTTGCATTAGGGTACGTGCCCGTGGCGGCACGCTGGGGACCTGCACACACACCTCTGCTAAGCCTGTGCAGTGTCACGGGCTGCTCCGCCAAGTCCCGATGACGGCTGTGAAATAGGGGAGGTGAGCAGGGGCAGCACATCTGCACGGGCTGCAGCGAGCGGCCCCAGAGCCTGGCACTGCGGGTAATGAGATGCAGGTGAGGGGAAGGGAGTGTTTTTCCTGGCAGCCCATATGGGCTCAGCTTCATGCTTGATTTAGAGGGTTTGAAAGCGGGGCCGGCTGCCGGGGAGCAGACCCCGAGCACCTCCCGTGGGATTGGAGGGGGGGCTCCTTTGGTTTGGTGGATATTTAATGGCCCGGTGCAGTCTAAACAGGGAAGTACTTGGGGGTGAGATTAGCACAACATAATCACATCTTAAAAGGTCTTCAGAGACATAAGGCACGTCTGCTCTCCTATTAATTACTCGTTATTAATAAAGCCGGGGTCAGGCTGGAGGTGTTTGCTCCAGAACGCACCGGTTCCCTCTCTGTGGAGCACATCTGTCCTCTGCGTCCGTGGGTCCGGcaggggcacagccctgccGAGCTGCACACCCCACGGCCAGCAtccccgcagctccccggccACGTAACGCCCCGCCAGggccctgccttccttcctggA
This sequence is a window from Anser cygnoides isolate HZ-2024a breed goose chromosome 9, Taihu_goose_T2T_genome, whole genome shotgun sequence. Protein-coding genes within it:
- the LOC125184410 gene encoding slit homolog 3 protein-like, which translates into the protein MLMATGPCPACVHLRSPGAGLIFEALQGHGLLLPISRKGQLRPSRNGLSAASTSAPQNIFPSRRGSLLTAGSAAVPVVAVPVVGVPAMPLTHRVMVYVVLGLGSLLVGGLPLPCPPPCQCYDTSKVFCSGEKMREIPAGLPGNATQLFFVETALSSIRSRALGSSTTLTKLVFINNHIQELEVGAFWGLPSLAELEISGNPLPAISPGLLAGLPSLTVLSLSSNAIHSLQPGLFATACRLQDLRLRGNKIEVLPPTIFRPLRRLQALDLSQNLLAELPDGLLAPLATLRILKLSDNMLARLPPGAFRTLSLLGELHLDGNQLAELPAGAFAGLGALRRLQLQHNALGSLRPDAFASLPNLTFLSLEGNQLASLPAALFQGTPGLLHLSLARNQLQALPPGVFANLSAVQSLALSHNALARLPAEAFQGLAGLMSLQLGHNNLSSLPPGLLDGLPSLATLGLEHNRLSRLPPGFFDANEELVRVELEDNPWACDCRLAYLLGWLQVFADPLLHVQAFCASPAALQGRPLLEVTHRQLACTKDEGWDAVPGEDAPGQCTYSNPEGTLHVSCNATSCQRLSLRLPPPPPSRAAGPGTEYRGAWVLRSPCGTLQVSVLVTAQGPEVATPPGLPATPQPCKAKPRVWAVDKAPQVMGPLVPCLTQHSSGGWTRSRALRTMYQHFLFIFFLLFHPHKCQDQTPGEDPYEMPKDYQEVYRGTKNDVKEIPKIAKPFISEMVFVQTSITAVRKGAFRYMPNLTKILFIGNKIKVVEPGAFDGLEKLRDLEISGASLEELAVGTFQNLPSLQRLELRDSHISHIPKGLFEGLEHLGELSLYINAISSLPEGIFDSLANLTFLDLARNRIAALPVDVFSKLPHLQVLRLYENELQDLPEGLLDAQQELLELSLQRNRLRTLPPTLLRSLAHLEKLLLDNNLIRVLPPQGFFGLNKLKLLTLGSNHITELPCCLFDSMPHLWELDLGRNSLVTLPVGIFVNLTSLGKLILSHNQLSALPRGVFMGLSKLSDLQLETNQLSALDDKVFAPLPNLKTLNLRKNQLRSVPRGLLDPLKRLSSVYLSGNPWRCDCNLCYLHVWIQENSEKVKLSAQVSCKTPPHLAGQAVASLRDDQLICPATLPPSVSFTPSLPFTSASSQRMSALLSPGASPTAAQTALPSVTFPVMALPAMPLPMATSSMLPTVPTEAFRTAPSPTMMSKASIITPSSAVTREASITTPSPTVLPETSITTPSPTMLPRTSITTSPPIVLPRTSINIPSQTVLPETSITTPPPTVLPKNSISTPPPTVLPRTSIKTSSPTRLPEASTTTPPPNVLPKTSITIPSSAVLSKTSITNPSTTMLPKASITTPPPTVLPKTSITVPSSTVLPKTSITVPSSTVLPKTSITTPPTTVLLKASNTIPSSAVLPKTSTTIPSPTGLPEASITTTPPTVLPKTSIIIPSSAVLPKASISTPSPAVPQEASSLCSAPATISLQPPEANSPDLALPTPAPAIPPMPTTPRAAPTIQVPPALLAPTARPAPPVPPLRGHTSPQPASSPTSPGGYHPRAFSLRPSPRHCRVSLALGLAVLALQVGATLLGVKLVLLLHHATRGRGPPMPPVRLLSVRAMATVRPRRAVERYQWGAVPQGWVSQDPGGFGVPPRWPPEML